The Acanthochromis polyacanthus isolate Apoly-LR-REF ecotype Palm Island chromosome 5, KAUST_Apoly_ChrSc, whole genome shotgun sequence genome includes a window with the following:
- the ndufaf3 gene encoding NADH dehydrogenase [ubiquinone] 1 alpha subcomplex assembly factor 3, which yields MASAVCARFLLHRSTSVFLFSSRAVPAFSSPFLSRGHRLEPGDDELYQRTTVSVMKKEPDGGIMINSYSSAGFSIDGNRVFGPCALLPPAILQWNVGSYKDITEESISLFHMLEPRIELLVLGTGARLERIDPSVLALLKRKGVAVEVQDTPNACATFNFLVSERRVVAAGLIPPSASTALEVQQE from the exons ATGGCCTCTGCAGTGTGCGCAAGATTTCTCCTTCACAGATCAACATCGGTGTTTCTGTTCTCGTCCAGGGCGGTACCCGCTTTCTCCAG CCCATTTCTGTCTCGTGGTCATAGACTGGAACCTGGTGATGATGAGTTGTACCAGCGTACTACGGTGTCCGTCATGAAGAAGGAACCCGACGGAGGGATCATGATCAACAGCTACAGTTCTGCTGGTTTCAGCATTGATGGTAACAGGGTGTTTGGTCCCTGtgctctgctgcctcctgctaTCCTGCAGTGGAAT GTTGGCTCTTATAAAGACATCACAGAAGAAAGCATTTCACTCTTCCACATGCTTGAACCAAGAATAG AGCTCCTCGTGCTGGGTACGGGTGCACGGCTTGAACGGATTGATCCCTCGGTCCTCGCTCTTCTTAAGCGTAAAGGCGTTGCTGTGGAGGTGCAGGACACG CCGAATGCCTGTGCAACCTTCAACTTCCTGGTTAGTGAGCGAAGAGTGGTGGCAGCTGGTCTGATCCCTCCTTCTGCCAGCACAGCCCTCGAAGTGCAACAGGAATAG
- the zgc:112334 gene encoding rab GDP dissociation inhibitor beta has protein sequence MQEYDIIVLGTGLKECILSGLMSLSGKKVLHIDKNPYYGGESASISPLEELYKKFKVPGPLKSTSRGKEWNIDLIPKFFLATGQLVKILVHTEVTRYLDFKVIEGSYVYKGGKLHKVPATEEDAHSSDLMGMFDKRRLKKLLLFALNFDVRNPRTYQDIDPQKTTTRDLFARFDLGLDVIEVIGHTIALHSSESYLDEPCVETISRIRLYVESLTRHNTTPYLYPVYGLGELPQGFARLSAEYGGTFLLNRTVDEIVMDNGKVTAVKSEGKLFHCKQLICDPSYVPNRVRKVGRVIRVICLLNHPVKNTHEANSCQIIIPQTQLNRKSDIYISVVSFNHNVASDGMYIATVSTTAETINPEKEVQPGLELLEPIMEKFVSVSNLLVPKDDGTKSQIFVSRSFDATNHFEAECLDIKDMYRRLTGAELSFVASRHQSHNSDED, from the exons ATGCAGGAATATGATATTATTGTGCTTGGAACTGGACTTAAG GAATGTATCCTCTCTGGATTAATGTCTCTAAGTGGGAAAAAGGTTCTTCACATTGACAAGAATCCTTACTATGGAGGAGAGAGTGCGTCGATTTCTCCCCTGGAAGAA tTGTACAAGAAGTTTAAGGTTCCAGGTCCTTTGAAATCCACCAGCCGTGGGAAAGAGTGGAACATTGACCTCATCCCCAaattttttcttgccactg GTCAACTGGTGAAAATCTTGGTGCACACTGAGGTTACTCGCTATCTGGACTTCAAAGTGATTGAAGGCAGCTATGTATACAAAGGAGGCAAACTGCACAAAGTCCCTGCCACAGAAGAAGATGCTCATTCTTCAG aTCTGATGGGCATGTTTGACAAGAGAAGGTTAaagaagctgctgctcttcGCCCTTAACTTTGACGTGAGAAACCCTCGCACCTACCAGGACATTGATCCTCAGAAAACAACCACGCGGGATCTGTTTGCTCGCTTTGACCTGGGCCTTGATGTAATAGAGGTCATAGGTCATACCATAGCATTACACAGCAGTGAGAG TTACCTGGACGAACCCTGTGTGGAGACTATCAGCAGGATCAGACTCTACGTTGAGTCTCTGACCCGCCACAACACCACACCGTACCTGTACCCCGTGTACGGGCTGGGAGAACTACCCCAGGGATTTGCCAG acTGAGCGCAGAATATGGAGGAACCTTCTTGTTGAACAGAACAGTGGATGAAATTGTGATGGACAACGGCAAAGTGACAGCTGTGAAATCTgaggggaag CTGTTCCACTGTAAACAGTTAATCTGTGATCCCAGCTACGTTCCCAATCGGGTCAGGAAAGTCGGACGGGTCATAAGGGTGATCTGTTTATTAAACCATCCAGTTAAAAACACTCACGAGGCCAACTCCTGTCAGATCATCATCCCTCAAACACAGCTCAACAGAAAGTCAG ACATCTATATATCTGTAGTCTCTTTTAACCACAACGTGGCCTCAGATGGGATGTACATCGCCACAGTGAGCACGACCGCAGAAACCATCAACCCAGAAAAAGAAGTGCAGCCGGGGCTGGAGCTTCTCGAGCCCATCATGGAAAA ATTTGTGTCTGTCAGCAACCTGCTAGTTCCAAAAGACGACGGAACAAAGAGTCAG ATATTTGTGTCCCGCTCATTTGACGCAACAAACCACTTTGAGGCTGAATGTCTAGACATCAAAGATATGTACCGCCGGCTCACAGGAGCAGAGCTCAGCTTTGTGGCATCACGACACCAGTCTCATAACTCAGATGAAGACTGA